In Canis lupus dingo isolate Sandy chromosome 1, ASM325472v2, whole genome shotgun sequence, a single genomic region encodes these proteins:
- the INAFM1 gene encoding putative transmembrane protein INAFM1 — translation MRGTSCVGGGGESPGGAGLSEGPRGRWLRLAPVCAYFLCVSLAAVLLAVYYGLIWVPTRPPAGPAGPPPSALSPPCAARPGAPPAPAPAAASVSCLLGAPGGPRPQLELPRSRRRRRRHSDPSRRPSRQTPRETPEAVGGRGPG, via the coding sequence ATGCGGGGCACGAGCTGcgtgggcggcggcggcgagagCCCGGGTGGCGCCGGGCTGAGCGAAGGCCCGCGCGGCCGCTGGCTGCGCCTTGCCCCGGTCTGCGCCTACTTTCTCTGCGTCTCGTTGGCCGCCGTGCTGCTCGCCGTCTACTACGGTCTCATCTGGGTTCCCACGCGGCCCCCCGCGGGGCCCGCCGGCCCGCCGCCCAGCGCGCTGTCCCCTCCGTGCGCCGCCCGCCCGGgcgcgccgcccgccccggcgCCCGCCGCTGCCTCGGTCTCCTGCCTCCTGGGAGCCCCCGGCGGGCCGCGACCCCAGCTCGAGCTGccgcgcagccgccgccgccgccgccgccacagcGACCCCAGCCGCCGCCCGAGCCGCCAGACACCCAGAGAGACGCCGGAGGCCGTGGGGGGGCGAGGACCCGGGTAA